The genomic region TGGGATAGGGTTTCTTGTAATAATCATGGTTTATGCTTTGTTACAAGTAGTTCCTTATGGAAGTGGAGTTGAAACTACACCATTTAAAGTGGAACAAGGCGAAGCACCTTTGGTTATTGCCCATGGTGGAGCAAAATTATTATATCCAGAAAATACGGTTTATGCTTTTGAAAATGTATATGATATGGGTGTAGATGTATTAGAAACAGATTTATGTTTAACAGCAGATGGACAATTGATTACTCATCATAATTTAACAATTGATGATTATACAAATTATAGTGGTTATGTTAATGATTATACATATGATGAATTAAAAGAGATGAATTATGGTTATAATTTTGAATCTTTAGATGGAGAATATGTATATAGAGATACTACAGATGAAGAATTATTAGCACAATTAGTACCAATGGAAGTACAAGATATGTTTACTCGTTATGGAACAGATGTTTTATATATTATGGAAATCAAAGATGATGGAGAAAATGGAAAAATAGCTGCTGATTTATTAAATGAGTATATTGTTACTTATGGGTTACAAGAATATGTTTGTGTTGCTTCTTTTGATGAAGAAACATTAGCTTATTTTAATGAGATTAAGGATCCTAGTATTATTACTTCGATGGATGAACCAACTGCTTATGATTTTATTATTTCGAATTTAGTAGGATATGGATTCTTTATGGATTTTGATGCAGCAGGATTACAATTACCGTTAGAACAATCAGGAATTGATTTAACAAACTTTTATGTAATGTATAAAATACATCACAATAATATGTTTGTTCATTATTGGACAATTAATGATTATGATGACATGATTATGTTAATTGAAAAAGGGGCTGATGGAATTATTACGGATCGTCCTGATTTGTTATTTGAAGCTTTAGAAGAAATGGGTTATTAAGCATCTTAGGATGCTTTTTTTTAATGTCTCGACAAACAACGAGTACTTTTTTAAATAAGATGGCATAAAATAAAAAAACATACAGGAATAAAAAGTAATTTAGTACTTATGTTACGTATGTTTTAATAAGGAGGGATTTTATGAGTATTCAAAGTAGTTTGTTAGAAATAGAGAAGTCTTTGTGTAATTTAGAGAAAACAGGAGTGTATGATGTTGAAAAATTTGGACATTCACTTATTCATTTAACTAGTCAGTTGGAGTATTTTTATTGTCATTTGGTAAAAGATGGAAAGGGGAGTATTGATACGACTTATTATCGTGTACCAACAAGACCATCAGCACATCAATTAGCGTATTTTAATATTGGAAGAGGGTTTCCAAAAGAATTAATGGATGGACATTGGTGTTATGTATTAAAAGATCTGGGATATAAGATGTTAGTAGTACCGTGTACATCAATTAAAAGCTCGGTATGTAATCCGGAATTTGAAATGGATATTAAAATAAAAATGGGAAATGAATATACGAGTAGTAGAATTCAGCTTAGTGATATTCGTTCAATAGATATGCAACGCTTAGATTTAAGAAAGCCGTTTTGCGAAGTTTTAACTGATAAGCAGGATATTGTTGAGTTTATAGGTAATAATTTATTGAAATAAAAAAGACAGCAGATTGCTGTCTTTTATAGTTCTAATAAACGATTAGTATCTCTTGCGATAACTAATTCTTCATTTGTAGGAATTACATAGATTTTAACTTTTGATTCCGGTTTCGTAATTAAACGTTCTCCTGAACCATTTTCATTTGCATCATCATCTAATACGATACCAAAAGCATCTGTTAATAAATCGATAATACCTTTTCTAGCAAACGCTGAATTTTCACCAATACCAGCAGTGAAACAAATAGCATCAACACCACCTAAAGCTACAAAGTAACGTCCTATATAAGCAATAACACGACGATAGAAAATATCAATCGCTAATTGAGCTCTTTCATTACCTTCGTTGGCAGCTTGTTGAATATCACGGAAATCACTAGATACACCAGAAACTCCTAATAATCCAGATTCTTTATTTAACATTGTAATTAACTCTTTCATATCCATACCAACTACTTCAATTAAATAGTCTAATACCGAAGGATCTAAATCTCCTGAACGAGTTCCCATCATAATACCAGCTAATGGAGTGAATCCCATAGAAGTATTTAAAGATTTTCCATTTTTAACCGCACTTAATGAACCACCAGCACCTAAATGAGCAACAATTATTTTTGATTCTTCAGGATTTCCTAATAAATCAATAGCACGTTGAGAAACATAGTAATGACTAGTTCCATGTGCTCCATACTTACGTACGTTATGTTCTTCATAGAATTTGTAAGGGATTGGATAGATAAAACATCTTGGTTCCAATGTTTGGTGGAATGCAGTATCAAATACTGCAACAGCACCAGCTGAAGGAATTGCTTCTTTAAAAGCATAATATCCAGTTAAGTGAGCTGGGTTATGTAACGGAGCTAACTTTTTCAATTCATCAATATGAGCTACTACTTGATCATTAATTACTACTGACTTATCATAATATGCTCCACCTTGAACTACTCGATGTCCTACACCTTTAATGTCTTCTAAAGAGTCTACAATTTTATTTTCAATTAATGTATCCAATAATAAATGTACAGCTACTTTATGATCTTTAATTGGTAATGTTTTAACTTCTTTTTTACCACTATATTTAATTGTGAAGATAGCATCTTCGAAACCAATTCTTTCTACTACACCAGATGTGATAACTGATTCATCATTCATTTCAAATAATTGAAATTTAAGAGAAGAGCTACCAGCGTTTACTGCAATAACTTTTGCCATAATTATACCTCCTATTTATGTCTAGCTAATTATAACATTAAATTGTCGAAAAATAAAAGGAAACGTTGTAAAATTTTGTTAAATATGTATAATGTTAATGAGCCGGGGGCGCGAAAGCTGAGATAGGTGTTGCCTAGTCCCTTACGATCTGATCTGGATAATGCCAGCGTAGAGAGAGCAAATGAGTTTTTTATGCTTTCTTGGTTAATACTGAGAAAGTTTTTTTATTTGTCTAGGCTCTTGAAGAAAGAGGAGAAGAAAGATGAAATTTGAATTAACAACAAAAAACATGGTTTATGTAGCAATTTTTGCAGGGCTACAATTGGTGTTAGAATTTTTAACACAATTAACACCACAAATGCCACAAGGAGGAAATATCTCATTTTCATTAGTAGTTATTATTTTATGTAGTTATTTAATGTCTTGGAGTTATGGGGTATTGGTGTCGTTAGTATGTTTAGGATTACATTTTGTATTAGGATTTGCAACTTATTATGGAATGGCATCATTGATGTTTGACTATGTGATTCCAATGATTTTAGTTGGATTAACTGGAATAATTCCACTAGTACATATTAAAAATAAAATATTTCCGATAAGTATTATAATTATCATGGTGTTAAAAACAATAAGTCATTTATTATCAGGGTGGTATGCATTCCAAACACCACTTATTGGGAATTTAACATACAATTTACCATATAATATTGCAACATGTATTGCTTGTTATATTTTATTTATTTTATTATATCCAAGATTAAAAAATCAGTTTAAAAAATAGAAAACTTCGGTTTTCTTTTTTTATTATAAAAAGTTTCTTGTTTAAAATATTGATGCTTTTATTGAAAATATGGGTGGTAAGCTTTGAACAATGTCTAAATTTGTGTATAATAGTAATGTTATGAAATGAGGGAAAGTTATGTTAGATTCAATCACTGGAAAGAAAGTATTAATCCATTGTTATAAACACGATGGGAGTGTCCATCGTAGTTGGTCAAAGGGATTTGTATTAGAAGAAACACCAGATCACTTTATTGTTATCAATAATAAAACATTAGTGACCGAATCAGATGGGCGTATGTGGCATACCAGAGAGCCTGCTATTTGTTATTTTCCAAAGAATAAATGGTATAATGTTATTTGTATGATTCGTAAAACTGGGGTATATTACTATTGTAATATTGCATCACCGACATTGTATGATGGACAAGCTTTAAAATATATTGATTATGATTTGGATTTAAAGGTATTCCCTGATCAAAAGTATCGTATTCTAGATGAAGAAGAATATCGTGTACACGCTAAACAAATGAATTATTCATCTCAATTAGATCAAATATTAAAAAAACAATTAGAGATACTTATTGAATTAGCTAAAAATCAGGAAGGTCCTTTTAAAAAGAGCTTTACAGAACATTGGTATCATATATACCAAGATTTAACTGAACATTAGGAGATAATATGGAAATTATAGTAACTTCTTTAGAAGAAAGTATAAAATTAGGAGAAAAATTAGGTACTGTTTTACATCCGGGTATGTTGATAACATTAAGTGGTGATTTAGGGGCAGGAAAAACTACATTTACAAAAGGAATAGCTTTGGGTTTAGGTGTTCAACAAATTGTAAATAGTCCTACTTTTACAATTTTAAAACAGTATACTGGAAACTATCAATTATCACATTTTGATGCTTATCGTTTAGAAGGCCAAGAAGATGATTTGGGATTTGAAGAAATTTTTGAGAGTGATGATGTTTGTGTTGTGGAATGGGCTAATTTTATTGAGGATATTTTACCTGAAGAACGTTTAGA from Tannockella kyphosi harbors:
- a CDS encoding glycerophosphodiester phosphodiesterase codes for the protein MKKKIGIGFLVIIMVYALLQVVPYGSGVETTPFKVEQGEAPLVIAHGGAKLLYPENTVYAFENVYDMGVDVLETDLCLTADGQLITHHNLTIDDYTNYSGYVNDYTYDELKEMNYGYNFESLDGEYVYRDTTDEELLAQLVPMEVQDMFTRYGTDVLYIMEIKDDGENGKIAADLLNEYIVTYGLQEYVCVASFDEETLAYFNEIKDPSIITSMDEPTAYDFIISNLVGYGFFMDFDAAGLQLPLEQSGIDLTNFYVMYKIHHNNMFVHYWTINDYDDMIMLIEKGADGIITDRPDLLFEALEEMGY
- a CDS encoding acetate/propionate family kinase, whose translation is MAKVIAVNAGSSSLKFQLFEMNDESVITSGVVERIGFEDAIFTIKYSGKKEVKTLPIKDHKVAVHLLLDTLIENKIVDSLEDIKGVGHRVVQGGAYYDKSVVINDQVVAHIDELKKLAPLHNPAHLTGYYAFKEAIPSAGAVAVFDTAFHQTLEPRCFIYPIPYKFYEEHNVRKYGAHGTSHYYVSQRAIDLLGNPEESKIIVAHLGAGGSLSAVKNGKSLNTSMGFTPLAGIMMGTRSGDLDPSVLDYLIEVVGMDMKELITMLNKESGLLGVSGVSSDFRDIQQAANEGNERAQLAIDIFYRRVIAYIGRYFVALGGVDAICFTAGIGENSAFARKGIIDLLTDAFGIVLDDDANENGSGERLITKPESKVKIYVIPTNEELVIARDTNRLLEL
- a CDS encoding energy-coupled thiamine transporter ThiT — encoded protein: MKFELTTKNMVYVAIFAGLQLVLEFLTQLTPQMPQGGNISFSLVVIILCSYLMSWSYGVLVSLVCLGLHFVLGFATYYGMASLMFDYVIPMILVGLTGIIPLVHIKNKIFPISIIIIMVLKTISHLLSGWYAFQTPLIGNLTYNLPYNIATCIACYILFILLYPRLKNQFKK
- a CDS encoding DUF402 domain-containing protein; the encoded protein is MLDSITGKKVLIHCYKHDGSVHRSWSKGFVLEETPDHFIVINNKTLVTESDGRMWHTREPAICYFPKNKWYNVICMIRKTGVYYYCNIASPTLYDGQALKYIDYDLDLKVFPDQKYRILDEEEYRVHAKQMNYSSQLDQILKKQLEILIELAKNQEGPFKKSFTEHWYHIYQDLTEH
- the tsaE gene encoding tRNA (adenosine(37)-N6)-threonylcarbamoyltransferase complex ATPase subunit type 1 TsaE, whose product is MEIIVTSLEESIKLGEKLGTVLHPGMLITLSGDLGAGKTTFTKGIALGLGVQQIVNSPTFTILKQYTGNYQLSHFDAYRLEGQEDDLGFEEIFESDDVCVVEWANFIEDILPEERLEIIIKKIDETSRCFVLKAIGQRYHEVCKELER